One part of the Rutidosis leptorrhynchoides isolate AG116_Rl617_1_P2 chromosome 1, CSIRO_AGI_Rlap_v1, whole genome shotgun sequence genome encodes these proteins:
- the LOC139850241 gene encoding uncharacterized protein: MSPSLFIRICQGIIHFSQEPIPDNFSYFRQRRDATGLPGFNVFQKFTSAIRQLAYGTVPDAFDEYLHMGQQTSYNCLNNFCKSVFHLYTFEYLRKSTPQDVQRLVTAHAEIHGFPGMLGSLDCMHWTWKNCPYRYKVHYTKVDHGYPTIMLEAVASYDLWIWHAYFGPACSNNDINVLNQSDLFNDLLKDTTPPCNFSVSGCNFNKGYYLTDEIYPEWATLVKSFKSPPTPETAKFKKLQESARKMLNGHSECFKVVGK; this comes from the coding sequence ATGAGTCCGTCATTGTTCATACGCATATGCCAAGGTATAATTCATTTCTCTCAAGAACCTATTCCGGATAATTTTTCATATTTTCGTCAAAGGCGGGATGCTACCGGGTTGCCCGGTTTCAATGTTTTTCAAAAATTCACATCCGCGATACGACAATTAGCATACGGTACTGTACCTGATGCTTTTGATGAGTATTTACATATGGGCCAACAAACATCATACAATTGTttgaataatttttgtaaaagtgtatttcatttgtacacttttgaatatTTGAGAAAATCGACACCACAAGACGTACAACGTCTTGTAACCGCGCATGCAGAAATACATGGTTTTCCGGGAATGTTAGGTAGTCTAGATTGCATGCATTGGACATGGAAAAATTGCCCATATAGATACAAAGTCCATTATACAAAGGTCGATCATGGATACCCAACAATCATGTTAGAAGCAGTGGCTTCGTATGACTTATGGATTTGGCACGCTTACTTTGGACCCGCCTGTTCAAACAACGACATCAATGTGCTTAATCAATCTGATTTGTTTAACGACCTACTTAAAGACACAACACCACCGTGTAATTTTTCGGTAAGTGGGTGTAACTTCAATAAAGGTTATTATTTAACCGATGAGATATATCCTGAATGGGCGACTTtagttaagtctttcaaaagtccgCCTACCCCTGAAACAGCAAAATTTAAAAAACTTCAAGAATCTGCCAGAAAGATGTTGAACGGGCATTCGGAGTGCTTCAAGGTCGTTGGCAAATAA